From a region of the Erythrobacter neustonensis genome:
- a CDS encoding tetratricopeptide repeat protein, translating to MGLSIEEQKAVERFRKDVVDPSQTKLVILDFWAEWCGPCKALTPVLEKVAVEYADRGVVLAKINVDEEQFIAGQFQVRSIPTVYAMFQGQPVADLTNARGESQLKAMLDQLLAQLPVQAGAGAAPGAPQGPTPEELAQYVKMGDDALAAGDAQRAAGIFAQVTEFAEDSAPAHAGLVRALVMLGEIEQAQQVMAVIDSDPRLATDPAIAPARSALELAGTRVDDGELATLRAAAEADPANMDAGLAYAEAAFAAGQRDAAADTLLTMIAADREWNEGAARAKLLKMFEATGLEDEWVVGVRRRLSRVLFG from the coding sequence ATGGGACTGAGCATCGAGGAACAGAAGGCCGTTGAACGTTTCCGCAAGGACGTGGTCGACCCTTCGCAGACCAAACTGGTGATTCTCGACTTCTGGGCAGAATGGTGCGGGCCGTGCAAGGCGCTGACCCCGGTGCTCGAAAAGGTCGCCGTGGAATATGCCGACAGGGGCGTGGTGCTGGCCAAGATCAATGTCGACGAGGAACAGTTCATCGCCGGGCAGTTCCAGGTGCGCTCGATCCCGACGGTCTATGCCATGTTCCAGGGCCAGCCGGTCGCCGATCTCACCAATGCGCGCGGCGAATCGCAGCTGAAGGCGATGCTCGACCAGTTGCTCGCGCAATTGCCGGTGCAGGCCGGTGCAGGCGCGGCCCCGGGCGCGCCGCAGGGGCCGACGCCCGAAGAGCTCGCGCAATACGTGAAGATGGGCGACGATGCGCTGGCTGCGGGCGACGCGCAGCGCGCGGCGGGCATTTTTGCGCAGGTCACCGAATTTGCCGAAGACAGCGCGCCCGCGCACGCGGGGCTTGTTCGCGCGCTGGTGATGCTGGGCGAGATCGAGCAGGCGCAGCAGGTGATGGCAGTGATCGACAGCGATCCGCGGCTGGCAACCGATCCCGCGATCGCGCCCGCGCGCAGTGCGCTCGAACTTGCCGGAACGCGGGTCGATGACGGCGAGCTGGCAACCCTGCGCGCTGCCGCCGAGGCTGATCCTGCCAATATGGATGCAGGCCTCGCCTATGCCGAAGCCGCCTTTGCCGCCGGGCAGCGCGACGCGGCGGCCGATACGCTTTTGACCATGATCGCGGCCGACCGCGAATGGAACGAGGGCGCGGCGCGTGCCAAGCTGCTCAAGATGTTCGAGGCGACCGGGCTGGAAGACGAATGGGTCGTCGGCGTCCGCCGCCGCCTGTCGCGCGTATTGTTCGGATGA
- a CDS encoding LON peptidase substrate-binding domain-containing protein has product MSKRLPIFPLTGAVLFPGMQLPLHIFEPRYRAMVGDALIRDRLIGMIQPQRPEEGAPLYAVGCVGRIGEIQAMDDGRYNLILEGTTRFRMLRERDAATAYRQVDAEFFDEDESETLSHAQRGGFEREARAFADAQGYAVDWDSVERLDDRSLINGVSQIAPFDPASKQALLEAETLGDRCELLVQLMQFFGRHDGSEEIVTLQ; this is encoded by the coding sequence ATGAGCAAAAGACTTCCCATCTTTCCGCTGACGGGCGCGGTGCTGTTTCCCGGAATGCAGCTGCCGCTCCACATCTTCGAGCCGCGTTACCGCGCGATGGTGGGCGATGCGCTGATCCGCGACCGGCTGATCGGGATGATCCAGCCGCAGCGTCCCGAAGAGGGCGCGCCGCTCTACGCGGTCGGCTGTGTCGGGCGGATCGGCGAGATCCAGGCGATGGACGACGGGCGCTACAATCTCATCCTTGAAGGCACGACCCGGTTCCGGATGCTGCGCGAACGCGATGCGGCGACCGCCTATCGGCAGGTCGATGCCGAATTCTTCGACGAGGACGAGAGCGAAACGCTATCCCACGCGCAGCGTGGCGGGTTCGAGCGCGAGGCGCGCGCCTTTGCCGATGCACAGGGCTATGCGGTCGACTGGGATTCGGTCGAGCGGCTCGACGATCGCTCGCTCATCAACGGTGTCTCGCAGATCGCGCCCTTCGATCCGGCGAGCAAGCAGGCGCTGCTCGAAGCCGAAACACTGGGTGACCGCTGCGAATTGCTGGTGCAGCTGATGCAGTTCTTCGGCCGCCATGACGGCAGCGAGGAAATCGTCACGCTGCAATAG
- a CDS encoding polyhydroxyalkanoate depolymerase, which yields MLYHAYELQRSWMNSASALASIGAGMMANPANPLSALAVGPLAASALDVFAHATAHYGKPAFGITEVAIDGQPHAVTERVAMHRPFGDLLQFTVEGAPAGRPQLLIAAPMSGHYATLLRGTVERMLESADVFITDWADARMVPVEEGKFDLDDYIDYLIAFAEHVHAGAGGARIHMMAVCQPSVPAFAATALMNLHKSPATPATLTMMGGPIDTRECPTVVNNMAMQRPIAWFRQSVIATVPMQYPGAGRRVYPGFMQLSAFMTMNLASHMMSHYEMFKHLTVGDEESAQATKTFYDEYRSVCDMTAEFYLQTVEEVFQKHSIPKGEFRHKGELVDITQITDTALLAIEGERDDISGLGQTRAALNLTPNLPEDKKRYYMAEGAGHYGIFNGSRWRTKVAPVVEEWIAAHAG from the coding sequence ATGCTTTATCACGCCTATGAGCTTCAGCGCAGCTGGATGAACAGCGCCAGCGCGCTCGCGTCGATCGGTGCCGGGATGATGGCGAACCCCGCCAATCCGCTGTCGGCCCTCGCGGTCGGCCCGCTGGCCGCCAGCGCGCTCGATGTGTTCGCGCATGCGACCGCGCATTACGGCAAGCCCGCTTTCGGGATCACCGAGGTCGCCATCGACGGCCAGCCGCACGCCGTGACCGAACGCGTGGCGATGCATCGTCCCTTCGGCGATCTGCTGCAATTCACCGTCGAAGGCGCGCCTGCGGGCCGCCCGCAGCTGCTGATCGCGGCGCCGATGAGCGGGCATTATGCCACCCTGCTGCGCGGCACGGTCGAACGGATGCTCGAAAGCGCGGATGTGTTCATCACCGACTGGGCGGATGCGCGGATGGTGCCGGTCGAGGAGGGCAAGTTCGATCTCGACGATTACATCGACTACCTGATCGCCTTTGCCGAGCACGTGCATGCCGGTGCAGGCGGCGCGCGGATCCACATGATGGCGGTATGCCAGCCCTCGGTTCCCGCTTTTGCCGCGACCGCGCTGATGAACCTGCACAAATCGCCCGCCACCCCGGCAACGCTGACCATGATGGGCGGCCCGATCGACACCCGCGAATGCCCGACGGTGGTCAACAACATGGCGATGCAGCGCCCTATCGCGTGGTTCCGGCAAAGCGTGATCGCGACCGTGCCGATGCAGTATCCGGGCGCGGGCCGCCGGGTCTATCCCGGCTTCATGCAGCTTTCGGCGTTCATGACCATGAACCTGGCGAGCCACATGATGAGCCACTACGAGATGTTCAAACACCTCACCGTGGGCGACGAGGAAAGCGCGCAGGCGACCAAGACCTTCTACGACGAATACCGCAGTGTCTGCGACATGACCGCCGAATTCTACCTCCAGACGGTCGAGGAAGTATTCCAGAAGCACTCGATCCCCAAGGGCGAGTTCCGCCACAAGGGCGAACTCGTCGATATCACGCAGATCACCGACACCGCGCTGCTGGCGATCGAGGGCGAGCGCGACGATATCTCAGGGCTCGGCCAGACGCGCGCCGCGCTTAACCTCACCCCCAACCTGCCCGAAGACAAGAAACGGTATTATATGGCCGAGGGCGCCGGCCACTATGGCATCTTCAACGGCAGCCGCTGGCGCACCAAGGTCGCCCCGGTGGTGGAGGAATGGATCGCCGCGCACGCCGGGTGA
- a CDS encoding ABC transporter transmembrane domain-containing protein produces MQPETQPRDLSATPVPSAVEIAGEDAAPRSRSLGPLRMVFGTALQYPRQIALALIALVITSAATLAIPYRFKVIIDEAFSGGADPEQIGHAFQYLLMIVAILGLGTAMRFYFVSWIGERTVADIRLRVQENLLRLSPGFYEVNSPKEISSRMTSDTAIIENVVGTTVSVALRNLLTGIGGIGFLVYLAPSLTMGLLIGIPVIILPIVFFGRKIRAVSRTSQDRIADVGAYVTEVLSAMKIVQSFGQERRESERFASVVEGTFETARRRILLRAAMTTVVILLVFGGVVLVMWRGALAVAAGEISGGTIAAFVLTGGLVAGALGALTEVYGDLLRGAGAASRLAELLEARPDIAAPARPERLPTPARGSLSFRNVTFRYPARPETAALKDFTLEIEPGETVAIVGPSGAGKSTIFHLVERFYDPQGGTIRIDGVPLTSADPAEIRSRIALVPQVGVLFSADARDNLRYGQWDASDEEIWQAARAANAESFLRALPQGLDTHLGEGGTQLSGGQQQRVAIARALLRDAPILLLDEATSALDAESEQLVQQALEALMQNRTTLVIAHRLATVRAADRIVVLDDGRIAEQGTHDALIKAGGLYARLARLQFADAAA; encoded by the coding sequence ATGCAGCCCGAAACCCAGCCGCGCGACCTTTCCGCCACCCCTGTGCCGTCCGCGGTGGAGATTGCAGGCGAAGACGCCGCGCCCCGATCGCGCAGCCTTGGCCCCTTGCGGATGGTGTTCGGCACCGCGCTGCAATACCCGCGCCAGATCGCGCTCGCGCTGATCGCGCTGGTCATCACCTCGGCCGCGACACTCGCGATCCCCTACCGTTTCAAGGTCATCATCGACGAGGCATTTTCCGGCGGCGCGGACCCCGAACAGATCGGCCATGCGTTCCAGTATCTGCTGATGATCGTCGCGATCCTCGGGCTGGGCACCGCGATGCGGTTCTATTTCGTCAGCTGGATCGGCGAACGCACCGTCGCGGACATCCGGCTGCGCGTGCAGGAAAACCTGCTGCGCCTGTCGCCCGGCTTCTACGAGGTGAACAGCCCCAAGGAAATTTCCAGCCGGATGACCAGCGACACCGCGATCATCGAAAACGTGGTGGGCACCACGGTTTCGGTCGCGCTGCGCAATCTGCTTACCGGGATCGGCGGGATCGGTTTCCTCGTCTATCTCGCGCCGTCGCTGACGATGGGTCTGCTCATCGGTATTCCGGTCATCATCCTGCCGATCGTGTTCTTCGGCCGCAAGATCCGCGCCGTGTCGCGCACCAGCCAGGACCGGATCGCGGATGTGGGCGCCTATGTCACCGAAGTCCTCTCGGCGATGAAGATCGTCCAGAGCTTCGGGCAGGAACGGCGCGAGAGCGAACGGTTTGCCAGCGTCGTCGAAGGCACCTTCGAAACCGCGCGCCGGCGCATCCTGCTGCGCGCGGCGATGACCACGGTGGTGATCCTGCTGGTATTCGGCGGCGTGGTGCTGGTGATGTGGCGCGGCGCGCTGGCGGTGGCGGCGGGCGAGATCAGCGGCGGCACGATCGCCGCCTTCGTGCTCACCGGCGGGTTGGTAGCAGGCGCGCTGGGCGCATTGACCGAAGTTTACGGCGACCTCCTGCGCGGCGCGGGCGCGGCGAGCCGGCTGGCCGAACTGCTCGAAGCACGGCCCGATATCGCAGCCCCCGCCCGGCCCGAGCGCTTGCCGACCCCTGCGCGCGGCAGCCTGTCGTTCCGCAATGTGACCTTCCGCTATCCCGCGCGGCCCGAAACCGCCGCGCTCAAAGACTTCACGCTCGAAATCGAGCCGGGCGAGACCGTCGCCATCGTCGGGCCTTCGGGCGCGGGCAAATCGACCATCTTCCATCTGGTCGAGCGGTTCTACGATCCGCAAGGCGGCACGATCCGCATCGACGGGGTGCCGCTGACCAGCGCGGACCCTGCAGAAATCCGGTCGCGGATCGCGCTGGTGCCGCAGGTCGGCGTGTTGTTCAGCGCCGATGCGCGCGACAATCTGCGCTATGGCCAGTGGGACGCCAGTGACGAGGAGATCTGGCAGGCCGCCCGCGCGGCCAATGCCGAAAGCTTCCTGCGCGCATTGCCGCAAGGGCTCGACACGCATCTGGGCGAAGGCGGCACGCAATTGTCCGGCGGTCAGCAGCAACGCGTCGCGATTGCCCGCGCGCTGCTGCGCGATGCGCCGATCCTGCTGCTCGACGAGGCGACCAGCGCATTGGACGCCGAAAGCGAGCAGCTGGTGCAGCAGGCGCTTGAGGCGTTGATGCAGAACCGCACCACGCTGGTGATCGCGCACCGGCTCGCTACCGTGCGCGCGGCGGACCGGATCGTGGTGCTCGACGATGGCCGGATCGCCGAACAGGGCACGCATGACGCGCTGATCAAGGCGGGCGGGCTTTATGCGCGGCTGGCGCGGTTGCAGTTCGCCGACGCTGCCGCCTAA
- a CDS encoding M13 family metallopeptidase, giving the protein MIQKTAALIGASLIALATPAFADDHAHGDAHDMVQSAETPASALPTMSFGTWGFDPQYLSTDIKPGDDFNAYANKKWIDANPLPPEFSRIGAFTLLGEKSTYDVKTLLDEMAAKKPADLSADEARILDTYRSYLDTEAIEAKGLAPAYPYLTRIYGATTLDQLAMLWAEPGYASPIGGAVTIDSKQPDRHIASVGFGGLGLPDRDYYLDTTEKGLAIQAKYKAYLAFLLGEAGYQDPAAAAESVYAFEDRIAREVSWDRAVRRNRDLTYNLLTAEELNAIAGKVPVGAMLEKIGIEDSPGFVVSLMPPTPEEIAAGKLDSATLAKIGTGMPGMFALLGETAPATLQAWMAKEFLSGQAAVLPKRFDDARFAFYNQTLLGTPQQRPRWKRAIAETEGLIGELVGKAYVARFFPPENKAAMDELVANLRLALGESINEIQWMGEQTKTEARAKLASFDPKIGYRPNLETYEGLAITAGDPIANRMAAAKWQLADNVAKLGAPIDRTEWGMLPQTVNAYYNSVKNEIVFPAGILQQPFFALSNDIAVNYGAIGGVIGHEIGHGFDDQGSKSDASGALRNWWTDADRAAFDALGNRLVAQYSAFCPLDDGKTCVNGRLTLGEDIGDVGGLSMAYRAYKLATKGKDVPVIDGLTGDQRFFLAWAQVWRSTQREDNYRNRLRTDPHSPEEYRVNGVVRQLDEWYEAFGVKPGDAMYLPPEQRVRIW; this is encoded by the coding sequence ATGATCCAGAAGACCGCCGCCCTTATCGGCGCGAGCCTTATCGCGCTGGCGACCCCCGCTTTTGCCGATGATCACGCGCACGGCGACGCGCACGACATGGTGCAGAGCGCCGAGACCCCGGCATCCGCGCTGCCGACGATGAGCTTCGGCACCTGGGGCTTCGATCCGCAATATCTTTCGACCGACATCAAGCCGGGCGACGATTTCAACGCCTATGCCAACAAGAAGTGGATCGACGCGAACCCGCTGCCGCCCGAATTCAGCCGGATCGGTGCCTTCACGCTGCTCGGCGAAAAGAGCACCTATGACGTGAAGACCCTGCTCGACGAGATGGCGGCGAAAAAGCCTGCCGACCTGTCGGCGGACGAGGCGCGGATCCTCGACACCTATCGCAGCTATCTCGACACCGAAGCGATCGAGGCCAAGGGGCTGGCGCCGGCCTATCCCTATCTCACGCGGATCTACGGCGCGACCACGCTCGACCAGCTGGCCATGCTGTGGGCCGAGCCCGGCTATGCCAGCCCGATCGGCGGCGCTGTGACCATCGATTCCAAGCAGCCCGACCGTCACATCGCCAGCGTCGGCTTTGGCGGGCTGGGCCTGCCCGACCGCGATTACTATCTCGACACCACCGAGAAGGGCTTGGCGATCCAGGCCAAATACAAGGCCTATCTTGCCTTCCTGCTGGGCGAAGCCGGGTATCAGGACCCGGCGGCGGCAGCCGAATCGGTCTATGCCTTCGAAGACCGCATCGCCCGCGAAGTGTCGTGGGACCGCGCAGTGCGCCGCAACCGCGATCTGACCTACAACCTGCTCACCGCTGAGGAACTGAACGCGATTGCGGGCAAGGTGCCGGTTGGAGCGATGCTCGAAAAGATCGGGATCGAGGACAGCCCCGGCTTCGTCGTCAGCCTGATGCCCCCCACGCCCGAGGAAATCGCCGCGGGCAAGCTCGATTCCGCGACGCTGGCCAAGATCGGCACCGGGATGCCGGGCATGTTCGCGCTGCTCGGCGAAACCGCGCCCGCCACCTTGCAGGCGTGGATGGCGAAGGAATTCCTCTCGGGTCAGGCCGCAGTGCTGCCCAAGCGGTTCGACGATGCGCGCTTTGCCTTCTACAACCAGACCCTGCTGGGCACCCCGCAGCAGCGTCCGCGCTGGAAGCGCGCGATTGCCGAAACCGAAGGGCTGATCGGCGAACTGGTCGGCAAAGCCTATGTCGCGCGCTTCTTCCCGCCCGAGAACAAGGCGGCAATGGACGAACTGGTCGCCAACCTGCGTCTGGCACTGGGCGAATCGATCAACGAAATCCAGTGGATGGGCGAACAGACCAAGACCGAGGCGCGCGCCAAGCTGGCGAGCTTCGATCCCAAGATCGGCTATCGTCCGAACCTTGAAACCTATGAGGGCTTGGCGATCACCGCGGGCGATCCGATTGCCAACCGCATGGCTGCGGCCAAGTGGCAGCTGGCCGACAACGTCGCCAAGCTCGGCGCGCCGATCGACCGCACCGAATGGGGCATGCTGCCGCAGACGGTGAACGCCTATTACAACTCGGTGAAGAACGAGATCGTCTTCCCCGCAGGCATCCTGCAACAGCCGTTCTTCGCTCTGTCGAACGACATCGCGGTCAATTACGGTGCGATCGGCGGGGTGATCGGCCACGAAATCGGCCACGGCTTCGACGATCAGGGTTCGAAGTCGGACGCATCGGGCGCGCTGCGCAACTGGTGGACCGATGCCGACCGCGCGGCGTTCGATGCACTGGGCAACCGGCTGGTCGCGCAATACAGCGCGTTCTGCCCGCTCGACGACGGCAAGACCTGCGTCAACGGCCGGCTGACGCTGGGCGAGGACATCGGCGATGTCGGCGGGTTGTCGATGGCCTACCGCGCCTACAAGCTGGCGACCAAGGGCAAGGATGTGCCGGTGATCGACGGGTTGACCGGCGACCAGCGCTTCTTCCTGGCCTGGGCACAGGTATGGCGTTCGACCCAGCGCGAGGACAATTACCGCAACCGCCTGCGCACCGACCCGCACAGCCCCGAAGAATACCGCGTCAACGGCGTCGTGCGCCAGCTCGACGAATGGTACGAAGCCTTCGGCGTGAAGCCCGGCGATGCGATGTATCTGCCGCCCGAACAGCGCGTCCGGATCTGGTAA
- a CDS encoding undecaprenyl-diphosphate phosphatase, with translation MTDTIAAILLGILEGLTEFLPVSSTGHLILATELLGFDQSDWEIFNIAIQPAAILAIVVLYWRTFWDVAKGLFGFEKGAIAFVRNLLVAFFPAVLLGLAFGDAIETMLGNAVLVCWSLIIGGIAILAIERWANPPATGPGVGGVPLRTAILIGLVQCVAMIPGVSRSGATILGAMAFGVDRKTAAEFSFFLAVPTLSGATVYQLAKHADAITPRDLELIGIGSVVGFVTALVVVKLFVAVITRVGFAPFAWYRIAVGAAGLAWLTLR, from the coding sequence ATGACCGATACCATTGCCGCGATCCTGCTGGGCATCCTCGAAGGGCTGACCGAGTTCCTGCCCGTGTCCTCGACCGGACACCTGATCCTTGCCACCGAACTGCTCGGGTTCGACCAGTCCGACTGGGAAATCTTCAACATCGCGATCCAGCCCGCCGCGATCCTTGCGATCGTGGTGCTTTATTGGCGCACCTTCTGGGATGTCGCCAAAGGCCTGTTCGGGTTCGAGAAGGGCGCGATCGCCTTCGTGCGCAACCTTCTGGTCGCGTTCTTTCCCGCAGTGCTGCTGGGGCTTGCGTTCGGTGATGCGATCGAGACGATGCTGGGCAATGCGGTGCTGGTGTGCTGGTCGCTGATCATCGGCGGGATCGCGATCCTCGCGATCGAACGCTGGGCCAATCCGCCCGCCACCGGGCCGGGTGTTGGCGGAGTGCCGCTGCGCACCGCGATCCTGATCGGGCTGGTGCAATGCGTCGCGATGATCCCGGGCGTCAGCCGTTCGGGCGCGACGATTCTTGGCGCGATGGCCTTCGGCGTCGACCGCAAGACCGCGGCCGAATTCAGCTTCTTCCTCGCAGTGCCGACGCTGTCAGGCGCGACTGTCTATCAATTGGCCAAGCATGCCGACGCGATCACCCCGCGCGATCTGGAGCTGATCGGGATCGGTTCGGTGGTGGGCTTTGTTACCGCGCTGGTGGTGGTCAAGCTGTTCGTGGCGGTGATCACCCGGGTCGGGTTCGCGCCCTTCGCATGGTATCGCATCGCGGTCGGCGCGGCAGGGCTCGCCTGGCTGACCTTGCGATAA
- the phhA gene encoding phenylalanine 4-monooxygenase: MATLADPKPDFATLPQMAAEVFTAPLARPAHVGEDWLEPAQTAYTAEDHGVWDDLFARQMEVLPGRACSAFMAGLEKLDLGRGGIPEFGLLSQELGALTGWSVVPVPMLIPDHVFFWHLANRRFPAGNFIRTRETFDYIQEPDVFHDVFGHVPMLTDPTYADYMQEYGRAGWKAMRYNRLKALGALYWYTVEFGLIEEAPGDVRAYGAGILSGPTEAKFAVEAQSPNRIMLNVDRVMRTDYVISDLQPTYFVIESFGDLYRQTVERDFDRLYQSLPAGFTYANSAVIDVDNVLHRGTQEYALRGGRGSGAAPV, from the coding sequence ATGGCCACACTCGCAGATCCCAAGCCCGATTTCGCCACCTTGCCCCAGATGGCAGCCGAAGTCTTTACCGCTCCGCTCGCCCGCCCCGCGCATGTCGGGGAGGATTGGCTGGAGCCCGCGCAGACCGCCTATACCGCCGAAGATCATGGCGTGTGGGACGATCTGTTCGCACGCCAGATGGAAGTGCTTCCCGGGCGTGCGTGCAGTGCCTTCATGGCGGGGCTCGAAAAACTCGATCTGGGACGCGGGGGCATCCCCGAATTCGGCCTGCTGTCGCAGGAACTGGGCGCGCTTACCGGGTGGAGCGTGGTGCCCGTGCCGATGCTGATCCCCGATCACGTGTTCTTCTGGCATCTGGCCAACCGCCGTTTCCCGGCGGGCAATTTCATCCGCACGCGCGAAACCTTCGACTACATCCAGGAACCCGACGTGTTCCACGATGTCTTCGGCCACGTCCCGATGCTGACCGATCCGACCTATGCCGATTACATGCAGGAATATGGCCGCGCCGGGTGGAAGGCGATGCGTTACAACCGGCTGAAGGCGCTGGGCGCGCTGTACTGGTACACGGTCGAATTCGGGCTGATCGAGGAAGCGCCGGGCGATGTGCGGGCCTATGGCGCGGGCATCCTGTCAGGCCCTACCGAAGCGAAATTCGCGGTCGAGGCGCAAAGTCCCAACCGCATCATGCTCAACGTCGACCGCGTGATGCGCACCGATTACGTCATCAGCGACCTGCAACCGACCTATTTCGTGATCGAAAGCTTCGGCGATCTTTACCGCCAGACGGTCGAGCGCGATTTCGACCGGCTGTATCAAAGCCTTCCGGCTGGCTTCACCTATGCCAATTCGGCGGTGATCGATGTCGACAACGTCCTGCACCGCGGCACGCAGGAATATGCCTTGCGCGGCGGGCGCGGCAGCGGGGCGGCGCCGGTCTAG
- the ppk2 gene encoding polyphosphate kinase 2 produces MGMKRKEYEAALEPMTLELVSMARWVKAAGARVVVLFEGRDTAGKGGAITAVRDALNPRQCRTVALPKPTEAEAGQWYFQRYIAHLPTAGEIVLFDRSWYNRAGVEKVMGYASEAEVAAFLKAAPLFEKLLVEDGILLFKYWLAADQERQEERLRERLDDPLKRWKLSPIDLAARDKYDDYTSAREAMIKATHTAHAPWTIVDFNDQRRGRLTLVRDLLGRIPDTHAEPELIDFPALGRKPAKEKYKALKPIADWTAD; encoded by the coding sequence ATGGGCATGAAGCGCAAGGAATACGAGGCCGCGCTCGAACCGATGACGCTCGAACTGGTCAGCATGGCGCGCTGGGTCAAGGCGGCGGGTGCGCGCGTGGTGGTGCTGTTCGAGGGCCGCGACACTGCGGGCAAGGGCGGGGCGATCACAGCGGTGCGCGATGCGCTCAATCCGCGCCAGTGCCGCACCGTGGCCTTGCCCAAGCCGACCGAGGCCGAAGCGGGCCAGTGGTATTTCCAGCGTTACATCGCGCATCTGCCCACGGCGGGCGAGATCGTGCTGTTCGACCGGTCATGGTATAACCGCGCGGGCGTCGAAAAGGTGATGGGCTATGCCAGCGAAGCCGAGGTTGCCGCCTTCCTCAAAGCCGCGCCGCTGTTCGAAAAGCTGCTGGTCGAAGATGGTATCCTGTTGTTCAAATACTGGCTTGCCGCCGATCAGGAACGCCAGGAGGAGCGCCTGCGCGAACGGCTTGACGATCCGCTCAAACGCTGGAAGCTGTCGCCGATCGATCTGGCCGCGCGCGACAAATACGACGATTACACCAGCGCGCGCGAGGCAATGATCAAGGCGACGCACACCGCGCATGCGCCGTGGACGATCGTCGATTTCAACGATCAGCGGCGCGGGCGGCTGACACTGGTGCGCGATCTGCTTGGCCGCATCCCCGATACGCATGCCGAGCCCGAGTTGATCGATTTTCCCGCGCTCGGCCGCAAACCTGCCAAGGAAAAATACAAGGCATTGAAGCCGATTGCCGATTGGACCGCGGATTAA
- a CDS encoding FAS1-like dehydratase domain-containing protein has translation MTYAAWIGREVRAADRLDEGLAARWLATFDLPRPHPAIMPQGIHFALCTPQAPTASLGEDGHPARDDSADSFLPPFPQFGAGPRRMWASSTIAFHAPIAIGAAITRSSRIAAISEKEGSTGPLAFVDVSHETFANGTLAAVETQSIVYREGASGGQALSPPPLGEGSFIPSDWDAHRVLTPDARLLFRYSALTFNSHRIHYDAPYAHDVERYRGLVVHGPLIASLLLQLAARELGENRVRNFAFRGLSPAIAGEPLHLVMRAQGDGYELAAFADDGRQITRASASL, from the coding sequence GTGACCTACGCGGCGTGGATCGGGCGCGAGGTGCGCGCAGCGGACCGGCTTGACGAGGGGCTGGCGGCGCGCTGGCTGGCCACCTTCGATCTGCCGCGCCCGCACCCAGCGATCATGCCGCAGGGCATCCATTTCGCGCTGTGCACCCCGCAAGCACCGACCGCGAGCTTGGGCGAGGACGGGCATCCGGCGCGCGACGACAGCGCCGACAGCTTTCTGCCGCCCTTTCCCCAATTCGGCGCTGGGCCGCGCCGGATGTGGGCCTCCTCGACAATCGCGTTTCATGCCCCCATCGCCATCGGCGCGGCGATCACGCGAAGCAGCCGCATCGCCGCGATCAGCGAGAAAGAGGGCTCGACCGGACCGCTTGCCTTCGTCGATGTTTCACATGAAACATTCGCCAATGGCACGCTGGCGGCGGTCGAAACGCAGTCTATCGTCTACCGGGAGGGGGCAAGCGGGGGTCAAGCGCTGTCACCGCCGCCGCTGGGCGAGGGCAGTTTTATCCCGAGCGATTGGGACGCGCACCGCGTTCTCACGCCCGATGCGCGGCTGTTGTTCCGCTATTCGGCGCTGACCTTCAACAGCCACCGGATCCATTACGATGCGCCCTATGCTCACGACGTCGAGCGGTATCGCGGGCTGGTCGTCCACGGGCCGCTGATCGCGAGCCTGCTGTTGCAACTGGCCGCGCGCGAACTGGGCGAGAACCGCGTGCGCAACTTCGCGTTCAGGGGCCTTTCCCCAGCGATCGCAGGCGAACCGCTGCATTTGGTGATGCGGGCGCAGGGCGACGGTTACGAATTGGCCGCCTTTGCCGATGATGGCCGGCAGATCACCAGGGCGAGCGCCAGCCTTTAA